In Pochonia chlamydosporia 170 chromosome 3, whole genome shotgun sequence, the following are encoded in one genomic region:
- a CDS encoding ribosomal protein l37e domain-containing protein, with amino-acid sequence MSRRSMHIQKHECSSCGYPSAKTRKYNWGEKAKRRKTVGTGRCRYLKDVSRRFKNGFQSGTPKGARGPKSE; translated from the exons atgA GTCGTCGCTCCATGCACATCCAGAAGCATGAGTGCTCTTCTTGCGGCTACCCTTCTGCCAAGACCCGAAAGT ACAACTGGGGTGAGAAGGCCAAGCGAAGAAAGACCGTCGGCACCGGCCGCTGCCGCTACCTCAAGGATGTGTCTCGCCGATTCAAGAACGGCTTCCAGTCTGGTACGCCCAAGGGCGCTCGTGGCCCCAAGTCGGAGTAA
- a CDS encoding small oligopeptide transporter, OPT family (similar to Neosartorya fischeri NRRL 181 XP_001260988.1): protein MPLSIFRKRHEVEEIMPIPEPLEGNSSGVDHLKHLAAFEKAHKLDPNLPMDELNDVDAALATGNAEKGIEIEHALMEDNSPYPEVRAVVRNYDVDVPANTIRAWVIGLLLCTIGSGINMLFSLRNPTVAITTYVVQLVAYPIGRGWDMIMPDRVWTVFGVKFNLRPGKFNFKEHVVIVAMSNAAYGGGALYATDVLLTQKIFYKQEFGITFQILFGITTLCTGYGMAGLARRFLVWPAAMIWPADLVNCALFYTLHDHSRSDPSKTNGWTIGRYKLFLIVGCAAFIWYWFPGWIFRGLSYFAIACWIAPNSVVVNKIFGNNHGYGLIPITFDWTVATGFIGSPLIPPFYAIVNVLGGIIFFFVIVSMGVHFSGTWYADYMPVQSSESYDNMGKAYNVSRILDDNYNFNETAYKAYSPLYLSTQFALAYGLSFAAMSAVLVHVALYHGKEIWRQFRMARHQEDDVHMRLMKKYRDAEDWWYAALFIIMVGISFGVVTGWPTGFPAWAFVICLLLPIIWLIPIGLIQGISNIQLGLNVLTEFIIGYMVPGKPMTMMMFKNYGYISMSQALYFAQDLKLGHYMKVPPRVMFSSQLIASIWSAIVQIGVMNWALHKIPDVCSENQKDNYTCPSGHVYYTASVIWGAIGPARIFSHGATYANLQWFWLVGAATPILTWMLARRWPKSFWRYVCTPVIYGGTGLLPPATVHIFLCWGVVGIIFNYFIKRRYTGWWLQYNYIVSAALDCGLIISTLVIFFTLYLTNASAPSWWGNDGMTKTLDWDAQAVTKRVAPGQIFGPAVFP, encoded by the exons ATGCCGCTCTCAATTTTTCGCAAGCGCcatgaggttgaggagaTCATGCCCATCCCCGAGCCGCTCGAGGGAAACTCCTCGGGCGTCGATCACCTCAAGCACCTCGCGGCTTTTGAGAAGGCGCACAAATTAGATCCAAATCTACCTATGGACGAGTTGAACGATGTCGACGCTGCACTGGCTACTGgcaatgccgagaagggCATTGAGATTGAGCATGCGCTCATGGAGGACAATAGTCCGTATCCAGAG GTCCGCGCTGTAGTTCGAAATTACGATGTAGATGTTCCAGCCAACACAATTCGAGCGTGGGTAATCGGCTTACTGCTCTGCACAATTGGTTCTGGCATCAACATGCTCTTCTCCCTTCGAAATCCCACTGTTGCTATTACCACATATGTGGTTCAGCTTGTTGCTTATCCTATCGGTCGCGGTTGGGATATGATCATGCCCGACAGGGTGTGGACCGTTTTTGGTGTCAAGTTTAACCTGCGACCGGGCAAGTTTAACTTTAAAGAGCACGTCGTTATTGTTGCCATGTCAAAT GCCGCATATGGTGGTGGTGCACTGTACGCTACTGATGTCCTCCTCACGCAGAAGATCTTTTACAAGCAAGAATTCGGCATTACATTCCAGATTCTCTTTGGTATCACAACACTCTGCACTGGTTATGGAATGGCTGGCCTCGCTCGTCGCTTCTTGGTCTGGCCTGCAGCCATGATCTGGCCCGCCGACCTCGTCAACTGCGCCTTGTTCTACACATTGCACGACCATTCTCGATCAGATCCATCCAAGACCAACGGTTGGACCATTGGTCGCTACAAGCTCTTCCTCATAGTCGGTTGCGCCGCATTCATCTGGTACTGGTTCCCTGGGTGGATTTTCAGAGGTCTATCATACTTTGCGATTGCATGCTGGATTGCACCCAAcagcgtcgtcgtcaataAGATTTTTGGAAACAACCATGGCTATGGTCTCATCCCCATTACATTTGATTGGACAGTTGCCACTGGCTTCATCGGATCGCCTCTCATCCCACCTTTCTACGCCATTGTCAACGTTTTGGgtggcatcatcttcttcttcgttaTTGTCTCCATGGGTGTTCACTTCAGTGGAACCTGGTATGCCGACTACATGCCTGTTCAGTCATCTGAGTCCTATGACAATATGGGAAAGGCTTATAATGTTTCTCGAATTCTCGACGACAACTACAACTTCAATGAGACGGCTTACAAAGCATATTCTCCTCTTTACCTGTCCACCCAATTCGCATTGGCTTATGGGCTGTCCTTTGCTGCCATGTCTGCGGTTCTCGTTCATGTTGCTCTGTATCACGGCAAGGAGATTTGGAGGCAGTTCAGGATGGCACGTCATCAGGAGGACGACGTGCACATGcgattgatgaagaagtatCGCGATGCTGAGGATTGGTGGTATGCTG CTCtattcatcatcatggtcGGTATTtcgtttggtgttgtcaCCGGCTGGCCCACCGGATTCCCTGCATGGGCATTTGTCATCTGCCTActcctccccatcatctGGCTCATCCCTATCGGTCTTATCCAGGGTATTTCCAACATTCAGCTTGGTCTGAATGTGCTGACCGAGTTTATCATCGGATACATGGTTCCCGGCAAGCccatgaccatgatgatgttcaAAAACTACGGTTATATTTCCATGTCCCAGGCGTTGTACTTTGCTCAGGATCTCAAACTCGGTCATTACATGAAGGTACCACCTCGCGTCATGTTCTCGTCACAGCTGATCGCATCCATCTGGTCAGCAATTGTTCAGATTGGGGTCATGAACTGGGCCCTCCACAAGATTCCTGATGTTTGCTCTGAAAACCAGAAAGATAACTACACTTGCCCCAGCGGACACGTGTACTACACTGCGTCGGTCATCTGGGGTGCCATTGGCCCTGCTCGCATTTTCAGCCATGGTGCTACCTACGCCAACCTTCAGTGGTTCTGGcttgttggtgctgccaCACCTATTCTGACGTGGATGCTTGCCAGACGGTGGCCGAAGTCATTCTGGCGATATGTCTGCACTCCCGTCATTTATGGCGGCACTGGCTTGCTACCCCCCGCTACTGTTCACATCTTCCTCTGTTGGGGTGTGGTTGGCATCATTTTCAACTACTTTATCAAGCGCCGCTACACGGGCTGGTGGCTCCAGTACAACTACATTGTATCTGCAGCACTCGACTGTGGTCTCATTATCAGCACGCtggtcatcttcttcacgCTGTATCTGACGAATGCAAGTGCCCCGTCATGGTGGGGGAACGACGGCATGACGAAGACGCTTGATTGGGATGCGCAGGCGGTGACGAAGCGTGTCGCCCCGGGCCAGATTTTTGGACCTGCTGTATTCCCTTGA